The DNA sequence CCGACCTCGGCCAGCGCTGGCTCGGTGAAGTATCCGGCGACCCTGCAACTGGCTGGCGCGAACATCGCCTCCGCCTCGGCGTCACCGAAGGCTTCGCGGAGCTGGGTCAGGACAAAACCCTCTGGCTCGAATGCAACGCCGCCGAACTGAACGGCGTGAGCTTTACCAAGGGGTGCTATGTCGGCCAGGAAAACACCGCGCGGATGAACTACCGGTCAAAGGTCAACCGGCGGCTGGTCGTCGTACCGCTCGGTGAAGCCACCGATCGCACCCGCGCCGTGTACCCGGACCTCGGTCTCGCGGTGGAGCATCGCCGTGTGGAGGCGCTGAGCGATGCGATCATGCCCGGCTGGCTCGCGGACGCGCTCGCGTCACAGCCCTGACCAGATAAGCCCGCCGGGCAGGTCGAACGCGGCATAATCGACCTGTAACACGCGGCGTCGCGCCGGTTCGCGCGC is a window from the Sphingomonas sp. LT1P40 genome containing:
- the ygfZ gene encoding CAF17-like 4Fe-4S cluster assembly/insertion protein YgfZ encodes the protein MSDSSTERATLLADRALIRIAGEDVRGFLHGLVTQDVALVQPDAPLWAGLLSPQGKALFDFILWADGEDILIDCEAEQRDALIRRLSIYRLRRAITIEAIKGGVHWSLVAGEGVADPRLPDLGQRWLGEVSGDPATGWREHRLRLGVTEGFAELGQDKTLWLECNAAELNGVSFTKGCYVGQENTARMNYRSKVNRRLVVVPLGEATDRTRAVYPDLGLAVEHRRVEALSDAIMPGWLADALASQP